The following proteins are co-located in the Dehalococcoidales bacterium genome:
- a CDS encoding NEW3 domain-containing protein — MKWFRGFCFLSCIALLGMFGGPGGVPTALAAQESDNSSITLPPGVDEPLPAQRLNLISEYPVIRGESGDSFDFIVIFDYETDDEAEEEKIFNITNIDPEGWQTKITRQYGGKGEGVRAIQLKPNMSYPDRLKVSLSPLPNTEPEPGEHILTIGASSGDIEDTIELTALVTEIPSTHELNLVTTTGRLDTVAKAGENNTFTVKLTNSGTGTIEDISFTSDKAQGWGINFSPTSIASLEPGESEDVEVNIIPPNRTIAGDYSVTLTASGSDSAYDRVLLRVSVHTPTTWGGAGIAIIAAVVTGLVFLFRRLGRR; from the coding sequence ATGAAGTGGTTCAGAGGATTTTGCTTTCTTTCCTGTATCGCTCTACTTGGGATGTTTGGCGGCCCGGGCGGGGTGCCGACAGCCCTCGCCGCCCAGGAAAGCGACAATAGCTCTATTACACTGCCCCCCGGTGTAGACGAACCCCTGCCAGCCCAAAGACTTAATCTTATTTCGGAGTACCCGGTAATACGCGGTGAGTCCGGTGACAGCTTTGATTTTATTGTCATTTTCGATTACGAGACCGATGACGAGGCAGAAGAGGAAAAGATTTTCAACATCACCAATATCGACCCCGAGGGATGGCAGACCAAAATAACCAGACAATACGGCGGCAAGGGTGAGGGGGTAAGAGCAATACAGTTAAAACCTAACATGTCTTACCCGGACAGATTAAAGGTTAGCCTCAGCCCCCTGCCGAATACTGAACCGGAACCGGGAGAGCACATCCTCACCATCGGAGCATCCTCGGGGGACATAGAGGACACCATCGAGCTCACGGCATTAGTGACCGAGATACCATCCACCCATGAACTGAACCTGGTTACCACTACCGGAAGACTTGATACCGTAGCCAAGGCCGGCGAGAATAATACCTTCACCGTCAAGCTGACCAACTCCGGGACAGGAACCATCGAAGACATCAGCTTCACCTCGGATAAGGCACAGGGGTGGGGTATCAACTTCAGCCCCACCAGCATAGCGTCTCTGGAACCCGGGGAGTCGGAAGATGTTGAGGTAAACATCATTCCACCCAACAGGACGATTGCCGGCGACTACAGTGTTACGCTAACCGCTTCAGGCAGCGACAGCGCCTACGACAGGGTGCTGCTCAGAGTCAGCGTGCACACACCTACCACCTGGGGAGGGGCCGGTATCGCGATTATCGCCGCGGTCGTCACCGGGCTGGTCTTCCTGTTCCGGCGGTTAGGGCGACGCTGA
- a CDS encoding DegV family protein, whose amino-acid sequence MKSTMIVTDTLSSITPELAGEYDVLVVPYHLIMDGEDYLDNTYDRDLLFTRLESYHNLPTTSASTTGDILQAYKGASQRSKNVLFIAISSAISASYNAALRAREIAKEELHGVNIEVVDCQTAICGQLLIVLAAARAAREEKSLSEIIDIAHQVIGLVTYLTVPETMFFFERAGRAGAEAPITKAPLTIYPVVEIDSTSGGAPRFITKNRTKARALERMLEMVNEKIGNKKLNAAISYTNNPGEAEELKKKLLSCFEVSGQVHITPHSTAACVVAGPGTLSLAFYPGD is encoded by the coding sequence ATGAAGAGTACTATGATTGTTACCGACACGCTGTCATCAATTACTCCGGAATTAGCAGGAGAATATGATGTCCTTGTGGTGCCTTACCATCTTATCATGGATGGTGAGGACTACCTGGATAATACCTATGATAGAGACCTCCTTTTTACTCGTCTTGAGTCTTACCATAATCTGCCCACCACATCGGCAAGCACTACCGGCGACATATTACAGGCCTATAAGGGGGCAAGTCAGAGGTCAAAGAACGTCTTGTTCATTGCCATCTCTTCAGCGATTTCGGCAAGCTATAATGCGGCGCTTCGGGCCAGAGAGATAGCTAAAGAAGAGTTGCACGGCGTTAATATTGAGGTTGTCGATTGTCAAACTGCCATTTGCGGTCAGTTGCTGATTGTCCTGGCCGCAGCCAGAGCAGCTCGTGAGGAGAAAAGCCTGTCTGAGATTATTGATATCGCCCATCAGGTGATCGGGCTAGTCACCTACTTGACGGTACCCGAGACTATGTTCTTCTTTGAGAGGGCAGGAAGAGCGGGTGCGGAAGCCCCTATAACTAAGGCTCCATTGACAATATATCCTGTTGTGGAGATAGACAGCACCTCCGGAGGGGCACCCCGGTTCATAACCAAAAACAGGACCAAGGCAAGGGCGCTGGAGAGAATGCTGGAGATGGTGAACGAGAAGATCGGCAATAAGAAGTTAAATGCCGCTATCAGCTACACCAATAATCCCGGTGAGGCAGAAGAACTGAAGAAGAAGCTGCTCTCCTGCTTCGAGGTCAGCGGGCAAGTCCATATTACGCCGCACTCGACGGCAGCCTGTGTCGTGGCCGGGCCAGGTACATTATCGCTGGCTTTCTATCCCGGGGATTAG
- a CDS encoding flavodoxin family protein translates to MKILVVYDSVYGNTEKIARAIAGAVTPPDQIEVLRAGEAGLLSLESANILIVGSPTHGGRPVQAVKEFLNRIPAGALENVAVTSFDTRMSGQDKGVGIRMLTKVFGYAAGRIADGLKAKGGRLVVEPGGFIVEDRDGPLKQGELERAADWLKSIIAAAK, encoded by the coding sequence ATGAAGATTTTGGTAGTGTATGATTCGGTCTACGGTAATACGGAGAAAATCGCCAGAGCTATCGCCGGCGCTGTTACGCCGCCCGACCAAATCGAGGTGTTGCGGGCAGGTGAGGCCGGTCTGCTGTCGTTGGAATCCGCTAATATTCTCATCGTCGGTTCGCCGACCCATGGTGGCAGGCCGGTGCAGGCCGTCAAAGAATTCCTGAACCGGATACCCGCAGGTGCACTGGAGAATGTCGCGGTGACCTCATTCGATACCAGGATGTCCGGGCAAGATAAGGGCGTTGGTATACGTATGCTGACCAAGGTTTTCGGCTATGCCGCCGGGCGCATCGCGGACGGTTTAAAAGCTAAGGGTGGTCGTCTGGTGGTGGAACCGGGCGGTTTCATAGTAGAGGATAGGGATGGTCCCCTAAAGCAGGGGGAGCTGGAGCGGGCTGCTGACTGGTTGAAGTCAATTATCGCAGCCGCGAAATGA
- a CDS encoding MBL fold metallo-hydrolase, whose amino-acid sequence MEIRIMTLSENTAGAGNFLGEWGLSILIESAGLKLLLDCGQSISAVHNADVLGVDLGKIDKVILSHGHYDHTGGLRPVLARMKKRIEIIAHPDVWAAKYARRPGRADRYIGIPYQRDELESLGACFKEEKGPTRITDAIMTSGEIPMVTDFEDIPPDLQVKGTDGFQADQLLDDQALILQTGAGLVVILGCAHRGIINTIYHAQQLTGVKKLHAVLGGCHLSNAPRERVRLTVNALQEMGVERLGVCHCTGLPAAATMAQEFGKRFFFNTAGTVIKLP is encoded by the coding sequence ATGGAAATCCGGATTATGACCCTCAGTGAGAATACCGCCGGTGCGGGTAATTTCCTCGGTGAATGGGGTTTAAGTATCCTGATAGAGTCCGCAGGATTAAAACTGCTCCTCGACTGCGGTCAAAGCATCTCAGCCGTCCACAATGCCGATGTCCTCGGCGTTGACCTCGGCAAAATCGATAAGGTCATTCTGAGCCACGGTCATTACGACCATACCGGTGGCCTGCGCCCGGTCTTAGCCAGGATGAAAAAAAGGATAGAAATAATCGCCCACCCCGATGTATGGGCGGCAAAATACGCCCGCCGCCCGGGCCGTGCCGACCGCTACATCGGTATCCCCTACCAGCGGGATGAGCTGGAAAGCCTGGGAGCCTGCTTTAAGGAAGAGAAGGGACCAACCAGAATAACCGACGCCATAATGACCAGCGGCGAAATCCCCATGGTAACCGATTTTGAGGACATCCCTCCCGACCTGCAGGTAAAGGGGACGGACGGTTTTCAGGCGGACCAGCTTCTCGACGACCAGGCCCTGATTCTGCAGACCGGGGCAGGCCTGGTTGTCATCCTGGGCTGCGCCCACCGCGGCATCATCAATACCATCTACCATGCTCAACAGCTCACCGGAGTGAAGAAACTACACGCGGTACTGGGCGGCTGCCACCTGAGCAACGCCCCCCGGGAACGGGTGCGGCTGACCGTAAACGCCCTGCAGGAAATGGGTGTTGAGAGGCTGGGCGTATGTCACTGCACCGGCCTGCCCGCCGCCGCTACTATGGCACAGGAGTTCGGCAAGCGGTTCTTCTTCAATACGGCCGGTACCGTTATTAAGCTGCCTTAA
- a CDS encoding dihydroorotate dehydrogenase: MPTNLSVELAPRHPTGLLLANPVMTASGTFGYGTEYSSLFDIQSLGAIVSKGTTLEPRDGNPQPRIAETACGVLNAIGLQNIGAEALIRDKAPVWAGWQVPVIVNIAGETVDEYARLAGLMSGIAGISALEVNISCPNVKAGGAEFGGTPESAARITAAVKAATSLPVLVKLTPNTGDIIGVATAVARAGADAISLINTIKGMAIDIPRRKPLLGNISGGLSGPAVKPVALYMVYEVAGAVEIPVVGCGGITTANDALEFLIAGASAVQVGTASLSDPQAPFSVLEGIEGFMAREGLSDITDLIGAAR; the protein is encoded by the coding sequence GTGCCTACGAATCTTTCCGTTGAATTAGCACCCCGGCACCCGACCGGCCTGTTGCTGGCCAACCCGGTCATGACGGCCTCGGGTACCTTCGGCTACGGCACAGAATACAGCTCCCTGTTCGATATACAGAGTCTGGGCGCCATTGTCAGCAAGGGAACTACTTTAGAACCCAGGGATGGTAATCCACAACCCAGAATAGCCGAGACCGCCTGCGGGGTACTCAACGCCATCGGGCTGCAGAATATCGGCGCCGAGGCCCTGATCAGAGATAAAGCACCGGTCTGGGCAGGCTGGCAGGTGCCGGTCATCGTCAACATCGCCGGAGAGACCGTCGACGAATATGCCCGTCTGGCCGGCCTGATGAGTGGGATAGCCGGCATCAGCGCCCTGGAAGTAAACATCAGCTGCCCCAACGTTAAGGCGGGTGGCGCCGAGTTCGGCGGCACTCCCGAATCAGCCGCCAGGATAACCGCCGCAGTCAAAGCAGCCACCTCTCTGCCGGTGCTGGTCAAGCTGACCCCGAATACCGGAGATATTATCGGAGTAGCAACGGCGGTGGCCCGGGCCGGGGCCGACGCCATATCCCTGATCAATACCATCAAGGGGATGGCAATCGACATTCCCCGGCGCAAGCCCCTGCTGGGCAATATCAGCGGCGGCCTGTCCGGGCCGGCGGTGAAACCGGTGGCGCTATACATGGTCTACGAGGTAGCCGGCGCCGTAGAGATACCGGTGGTCGGTTGCGGCGGCATCACTACTGCTAACGACGCCCTCGAGTTCCTGATAGCAGGAGCCAGCGCCGTCCAGGTAGGCACAGCCAGCCTGAGCGACCCGCAAGCCCCCTTCAGCGTTCTGGAAGGAATAGAGGGATTTATGGCCAGGGAAGGACTGTCAGACATCACCGACCTGATCGGTGCCGCCCGGTAG
- a CDS encoding phage major capsid protein: MSLSLAEAAKLSNDILLQGVVETIVKDSPVLQRLPFIEIVGNGLTYNQENALPTIDFYDVGDTWAESTPTFNQLTATLKIMGGDADVDNFLKATRSNIQDLEAAVIELKAKALRHKFEETFIYGDSGSSPKQFDGIRKLVDTAGASAQVIAMGATGATLTLTKIDELIDAVKGGKPDLLLMSRRSRRKIKQLTRAAGFNLESDRNEFGMMLDWYNGIPIGVSDWVLDTHTVSASLETATTGGVNSTIYAVALGEGALCGLTAPGHLTVEPVGALETKDASRTRIKWYCSLALFSSVKAAALIGVQN, translated from the coding sequence ATGAGCCTGTCTTTAGCTGAAGCAGCCAAGCTTTCCAACGATATCCTGCTCCAGGGTGTGGTCGAGACCATTGTCAAGGACTCGCCTGTCCTGCAGCGGCTTCCCTTCATCGAAATCGTCGGCAACGGGCTGACCTACAACCAGGAGAATGCCCTGCCCACCATAGACTTCTATGATGTCGGCGATACCTGGGCAGAGAGCACGCCTACTTTCAACCAGCTTACTGCTACCCTCAAGATTATGGGCGGCGACGCCGATGTCGATAACTTCCTGAAGGCGACCCGCAGCAACATTCAGGACCTGGAGGCGGCCGTCATTGAGCTCAAGGCGAAGGCGCTCCGGCACAAGTTCGAGGAGACCTTTATCTACGGCGACAGCGGCAGCAGTCCCAAGCAGTTCGACGGCATCCGGAAACTGGTCGATACCGCCGGCGCTTCGGCGCAGGTCATTGCCATGGGGGCGACCGGGGCGACTCTTACCCTGACCAAAATCGATGAGCTCATCGATGCCGTCAAGGGCGGCAAGCCGGACCTGCTCTTAATGAGCCGGCGCTCCCGGCGCAAAATCAAGCAGCTTACCCGCGCCGCCGGCTTCAACCTGGAGAGCGACCGCAACGAGTTCGGTATGATGCTGGACTGGTATAACGGCATCCCTATCGGCGTCAGCGACTGGGTGCTCGATACCCATACCGTGTCGGCGAGCCTGGAGACCGCTACCACCGGCGGGGTGAACTCTACCATCTATGCCGTTGCCCTGGGTGAGGGCGCTCTCTGCGGGTTGACCGCCCCGGGGCACCTCACCGTGGAGCCGGTCGGGGCCCTGGAGACCAAGGACGCCTCCCGTACCCGCATCAAGTGGTACTGTTCCCTGGCGCTGTTTTCTTCGGTCAAGGCGGCTGCCCTGATCGGGGTGCAGAACTAA
- a CDS encoding phage portal protein — protein sequence MNEATLPARITRMDRDRLKGYAELLDFYHGKHWEGRAVRGEKRLTFNYVKTLIDKVTSYLMSGISFAVDPLGDGDDAAANARAAEDALYRVYEDNNLEQLDFDTEIDCAVLGDACYKVIWDAADRRVRITSPDVQGIYAWWPGDDVSRLWRVASKYTLTAEEAALLHSVTPRGKTVVICEVWTVPGFELWLDNEIVERKPNPYGFIPFILYPNLREPKRFWGVSDIPNVRESQRELNRAMSQLSRILELSGNPIAVLENVEESEDIAVKPGAVWNIPEDAKAYLLDLLQGGGVRMHLEYIELLYRSLHDIAESPRASFGGVERDLSGVALEIELHPLLQKVKRKRVIRSAVYKRRGDMALRLLERFGGRSFGDVSPRIVWGPVLPQDTQRQVASEQILVQTGIHSRRCAMDNLGIRDPEAELGRWLAERETILKMNRELNARFYRGGARERALEFPAEEALKE from the coding sequence ATGAATGAAGCGACGCTGCCCGCCCGTATTACCCGCATGGATCGGGACCGTCTCAAGGGCTATGCGGAGCTGCTCGATTTCTATCACGGCAAGCACTGGGAGGGCCGGGCGGTGAGGGGTGAGAAGCGGCTCACCTTCAACTACGTTAAGACCCTGATCGATAAGGTGACCAGCTACCTGATGAGCGGCATCAGCTTCGCCGTCGACCCGCTGGGGGATGGCGATGATGCGGCGGCGAATGCCCGTGCCGCCGAAGATGCCCTCTACCGGGTCTATGAGGATAATAACCTGGAGCAGCTCGACTTCGATACCGAGATCGACTGCGCCGTCCTGGGTGATGCCTGCTATAAGGTTATCTGGGACGCCGCCGACAGGCGGGTGCGTATTACCTCACCGGATGTCCAGGGTATCTACGCCTGGTGGCCCGGCGACGACGTCTCAAGGCTGTGGCGGGTCGCCTCGAAGTATACCCTTACCGCTGAGGAGGCGGCGCTGCTCCATAGCGTTACTCCCAGGGGTAAGACGGTGGTTATCTGCGAGGTCTGGACCGTGCCCGGTTTCGAGCTGTGGCTGGATAACGAAATCGTGGAACGGAAGCCCAATCCCTACGGCTTCATCCCCTTTATTCTCTACCCCAACTTGAGGGAGCCGAAGCGGTTCTGGGGCGTCTCCGATATCCCCAATGTCCGGGAGAGCCAGCGGGAGCTGAACCGGGCGATGAGCCAGCTCTCCCGGATACTGGAACTCTCCGGCAACCCGATCGCCGTTCTGGAGAATGTCGAGGAGAGTGAAGATATTGCGGTTAAGCCCGGCGCCGTCTGGAATATCCCCGAGGACGCCAAGGCATACCTTCTGGACCTGCTCCAGGGCGGCGGCGTCCGGATGCACCTGGAGTATATCGAGCTCCTCTACCGCAGCCTGCACGATATCGCTGAGTCGCCGCGGGCATCCTTCGGCGGTGTGGAGCGGGACCTGTCCGGAGTTGCCCTGGAGATCGAGCTTCATCCCTTACTGCAGAAGGTGAAGCGCAAGCGGGTTATCCGCAGCGCCGTTTACAAGCGGCGTGGCGACATGGCGCTCAGGCTGCTGGAGCGGTTCGGCGGCAGGAGCTTCGGTGATGTCTCGCCACGCATCGTCTGGGGGCCGGTGCTGCCCCAGGATACCCAGCGCCAGGTGGCCAGCGAGCAGATACTGGTACAGACCGGAATACACTCCCGCCGCTGTGCCATGGACAACCTCGGCATCCGGGACCCCGAGGCGGAGCTGGGCCGCTGGCTTGCCGAGCGGGAGACGATACTGAAGATGAACCGGGAGCTTAACGCACGCTTTTACCGGGGCGGAGCGAGAGAGAGGGCTCTGGAATTCCCGGCGGAAGAAGCGCTTAAGGAATAA
- a CDS encoding helix-turn-helix domain containing protein, protein MPPEEKDCVTDNSGAPQAVAAEPDLPPEYCRYHDDGCDLAPSCLSCPFDRCLYDEPGGRQCFTRKLRDREILRLFAAGNHGVAELAATFAVSRRTVQRVLRRAGRNE, encoded by the coding sequence ATGCCGCCGGAAGAGAAAGACTGCGTTACTGATAACAGCGGCGCCCCTCAGGCTGTTGCCGCTGAGCCGGACTTGCCCCCGGAGTACTGCCGCTATCACGACGACGGCTGCGATCTGGCTCCTTCCTGTCTGAGCTGCCCGTTCGACCGTTGCCTCTATGACGAACCGGGGGGAAGGCAGTGTTTTACCCGGAAGCTGCGGGACAGGGAAATCCTGCGGCTGTTTGCTGCCGGGAATCACGGAGTGGCGGAACTGGCGGCTACCTTTGCCGTAAGCCGGAGGACGGTACAGAGAGTGCTAAGGAGGGCGGGACGGAATGAATGA
- a CDS encoding helix-turn-helix domain-containing protein yields MTLLENYFNVIEAGRRLSIHPETVKRLCRQGDLPAAKLHNTWLIKRDILDNFAATYSPRRGARKRLL; encoded by the coding sequence ATGACACTCCTGGAAAACTATTTTAACGTGATAGAGGCAGGCCGTCGCCTCAGCATTCACCCGGAGACGGTAAAGCGGCTCTGCCGTCAGGGAGACCTGCCGGCGGCCAAGCTGCACAACACCTGGCTGATCAAGCGGGATATCCTGGACAACTTCGCCGCCACCTACAGCCCCAGGCGCGGCGCCAGGAAAAGGCTGCTATAA
- a CDS encoding IPT/TIG domain-containing protein, giving the protein MSKMKIIGNIAITAIMLSAAAALIPAAPALALPDITLSPSSGSIGTEVTITGTDFASFKNNELTILFDNSEIDASPLTVPESGNFTATFTVPDDAEAGTAYVKVQMPLGGEIVKSFLVKGAEIGLDSEEGAVGTVVTVEGQGFYAGGELDIYYYSKSSKVNIATGTANGDGEFSLAITIPESTAGEHKITAEDTLGKSAEAPFEVLPSITLSAYLGAANDSITVAGSGFAGESDITIQFGGAQAAEDITDKYGRFQTAITIPAIGSGSYVIQVKDSKENWSKAAFTIAAGVKLNQSSGAVGTPLIVSGAGFNAAVLITITYDNTEVATAVSDSGGTFSATFNAPPSSGGNHLITASDGSNTAECVFTMESTAPPVPVLLLPEEGSKSEAMTGFDWEEVTDPSGVIYSLQVATSEGFTPSSIVLEKDGLAESRYTLSEQEELSPSTKEAPHYWRVKATDGAANSSEWSEAGSFYVSSSFTMPAGAKNALIGIGIAAAVFFGFWLGRRTAYKRRA; this is encoded by the coding sequence ATGAGTAAGATGAAAATAATAGGTAACATAGCTATCACTGCTATCATGCTGTCCGCGGCGGCGGCGCTGATACCGGCTGCACCGGCTCTGGCCCTGCCCGACATCACCCTTTCTCCGTCATCCGGCTCGATCGGCACCGAGGTTACCATCACCGGGACGGACTTTGCCTCCTTCAAGAATAACGAGCTGACCATACTGTTCGATAACAGTGAAATCGACGCCAGCCCCCTGACCGTTCCGGAAAGCGGCAACTTCACCGCCACCTTCACCGTTCCCGATGACGCCGAAGCGGGCACCGCCTACGTCAAGGTACAGATGCCTCTCGGCGGCGAGATAGTAAAATCATTTCTGGTCAAGGGGGCGGAAATCGGTCTGGACAGTGAAGAGGGTGCCGTGGGCACGGTGGTCACTGTGGAGGGACAGGGATTTTACGCCGGTGGCGAGTTGGACATCTACTACTACAGTAAGAGCAGCAAGGTCAACATTGCCACCGGGACGGCGAACGGTGACGGGGAGTTCAGTCTCGCCATCACCATTCCGGAGAGTACCGCCGGCGAGCATAAGATTACCGCCGAGGATACCCTGGGCAAATCGGCGGAAGCCCCCTTCGAGGTACTCCCCTCGATTACCCTGAGCGCATACTTGGGGGCGGCCAACGACAGCATCACCGTCGCCGGCAGCGGCTTCGCCGGCGAGAGCGATATCACCATCCAGTTCGGAGGAGCTCAGGCGGCCGAGGACATCACCGACAAATACGGGAGGTTCCAGACCGCCATCACCATACCGGCCATTGGATCGGGAAGCTACGTGATACAGGTCAAGGACAGCAAGGAAAACTGGAGCAAGGCTGCCTTTACCATAGCCGCCGGAGTCAAGCTGAACCAGTCCAGCGGCGCGGTCGGTACGCCGCTCATCGTCAGTGGCGCCGGATTCAACGCCGCGGTACTGATTACCATCACCTATGATAATACCGAGGTAGCCACCGCGGTCTCCGACAGCGGCGGCACCTTCTCGGCCACCTTTAACGCTCCGCCCAGCAGCGGCGGCAACCACCTGATCACCGCTAGCGACGGCAGCAACACGGCGGAGTGCGTTTTCACCATGGAATCGACGGCACCGCCGGTACCGGTGCTGCTTTTGCCCGAAGAGGGCAGCAAGTCCGAGGCGATGACCGGCTTCGACTGGGAGGAGGTCACCGACCCCAGCGGCGTAATCTACAGCTTACAGGTCGCCACCAGCGAGGGCTTCACGCCATCATCAATCGTGCTGGAGAAGGACGGGCTTGCCGAATCCAGGTACACCCTCAGCGAACAGGAAGAGCTTTCGCCGAGCACTAAAGAAGCGCCCCACTACTGGCGGGTGAAGGCCACCGACGGTGCCGCTAACAGCAGCGAGTGGTCGGAGGCGGGGTCGTTCTACGTCAGCTCTTCCTTCACGATGCCGGCCGGTGCGAAGAACGCCCTGATCGGAATCGGCATCGCGGCGGCCGTCTTTTTCGGCTTCTGGCTGGGCAGGAGGACCGCCTACAAGCGCCGGGCGTGA
- a CDS encoding IPT/TIG domain-containing protein, whose translation MKITKIFPVLAAAGVLALLIAAVPAGPALAANSISLDPEQGQIGDRIDIDSTGWPPSYPWVDVYFTSEEASPNDRLDDDIRVYHKVGDSIETDSDGSLSSSFEVPARLADGDDDEDVVGGTYYVCVTLQNSKQIKAVAEFTITAGQITISPKSGKVGTEVDIDGEDFAAEEGITIYYDGDELDGDYIAGGDDETDNSGEFTATIIIPPGTAGKHTILVTDESISNAEAEFTVDPSLEVSPTHALPGDAAEVSGTGFDSDENVTITIDGEEIATEETDSEGSFTTTFTVPELDEGVYDIEADDGSNTVELEFTVDSGTAPLSIDSIKPAVPAPLLPADGGKAAARAKFDWGDVTDQSLPVTYSLQVASDAAFNTIVIEVSGLTASEYTLPEGSSLPKTSEGSPYYWRVRATDAAANVGDWSAAKSFHVGGFSLPGAGGSWLIHLWWGLGTTGVAFLGFRLGKRRGYYY comes from the coding sequence GTGAAGATTACTAAAATCTTTCCAGTGCTGGCGGCGGCAGGTGTCCTGGCATTGCTGATAGCAGCCGTACCGGCCGGCCCAGCCCTGGCGGCTAACTCAATCAGCCTTGACCCGGAGCAGGGTCAGATCGGTGACCGCATCGATATCGATAGTACAGGATGGCCGCCATCCTACCCTTGGGTGGACGTGTATTTTACCTCTGAGGAAGCCTCCCCGAATGACCGCCTCGACGACGATATTCGGGTATACCATAAGGTCGGAGACAGTATTGAAACCGATTCTGATGGTAGTCTCAGCAGCAGCTTCGAGGTGCCCGCCAGGCTCGCCGACGGTGACGACGATGAAGATGTCGTCGGCGGTACCTACTACGTCTGCGTTACTCTGCAAAATTCAAAACAGATCAAGGCGGTCGCCGAGTTCACCATAACCGCAGGGCAGATTACCATCAGTCCTAAGAGCGGCAAGGTAGGCACCGAGGTGGATATCGACGGCGAGGACTTCGCCGCAGAGGAAGGTATTACGATATACTACGACGGCGACGAGCTGGACGGCGATTATATCGCCGGGGGCGATGATGAAACCGACAACAGCGGCGAATTCACCGCCACCATTATCATCCCTCCCGGTACCGCCGGTAAGCACACCATTCTGGTCACCGACGAGTCGATCTCCAACGCCGAAGCCGAGTTCACCGTCGACCCGTCCCTTGAGGTCAGCCCGACCCACGCGCTACCCGGCGACGCGGCCGAGGTGAGCGGGACCGGATTCGACAGCGATGAAAATGTCACCATCACCATTGACGGCGAGGAGATAGCCACCGAGGAGACGGACAGTGAGGGCAGCTTTACCACCACCTTCACGGTGCCCGAGCTGGACGAGGGAGTCTATGATATCGAGGCGGACGACGGCAGCAACACCGTCGAGCTGGAGTTCACCGTTGATAGCGGTACGGCGCCGCTCTCTATCGATTCGATAAAACCGGCCGTACCGGCGCCACTACTGCCCGCAGACGGCGGCAAGGCAGCGGCGAGAGCTAAATTCGACTGGGGCGATGTTACCGACCAGAGTCTGCCGGTGACCTACTCCCTTCAGGTCGCCAGCGACGCAGCCTTCAACACAATCGTAATCGAGGTCAGCGGGCTTACCGCCTCCGAGTACACCCTCCCGGAAGGATCCTCGCTCCCTAAAACCAGCGAGGGATCCCCCTACTACTGGCGGGTCAGGGCCACCGATGCCGCCGCCAACGTCGGCGACTGGTCGGCGGCGAAATCATTCCACGTAGGCGGATTTTCCCTGCCCGGCGCGGGCGGCAGCTGGCTGATACACCTGTGGTGGGGACTGGGTACTACCGGCGTTGCATTCCTCGGCTTCCGCCTGGGTAAACGGCGGGGTTACTACTACTAA
- a CDS encoding toxin-antitoxin system HicB family antitoxin: MAMEAMTEKDHYTYRVTWSEEDGEYVGLCAEFPSLSWLADGQEAALRGIRTVVREVISDMRSSGEAIPQPLALRDYSGKFTVRIPPDVHRSLHIQAAEARVSFNRLISTKLSR; the protein is encoded by the coding sequence ATGGCAATGGAAGCAATGACCGAGAAAGACCATTACACCTATCGTGTTACCTGGTCTGAAGAAGACGGGGAATATGTGGGTTTGTGCGCGGAGTTCCCCAGTTTGAGCTGGTTGGCCGATGGTCAAGAAGCAGCTCTGCGGGGAATAAGGACGGTGGTGAGAGAGGTTATCTCTGATATGCGGTCCAGCGGCGAAGCTATTCCCCAACCGCTGGCGCTGAGGGATTATTCGGGTAAATTCACCGTTCGTATACCGCCGGATGTGCACAGGAGTCTTCATATACAGGCTGCGGAAGCTAGAGTCAGCTTCAATCGCCTTATCAGTACCAAGCTGTCCCGCTGA